One part of the Microbulbifer sp. THAF38 genome encodes these proteins:
- a CDS encoding DUF1524 domain-containing protein, with the protein MSVRSFSSFVLSALVASLSFPVLATTYERAEWLPQWSDTDRDCQDTRHELLIRYSLSPVTYTRANQCKVATGLWLDPYTGNFYSKASDLDVEHIVPLKWAHDHGGASWSRELKRQFAEDIDNLWLVDDGRNQSKGHRGPNEWMPPYAPVGKIYVQRFISIVDKYGLSLSPSESQRLRTMASEG; encoded by the coding sequence ATGAGTGTTCGATCATTTTCAAGCTTTGTATTGTCTGCTTTAGTAGCATCCTTAAGTTTTCCAGTACTCGCGACCACTTATGAGAGGGCAGAGTGGTTACCGCAGTGGTCTGATACAGACCGGGACTGTCAAGATACCCGGCATGAGCTATTGATTCGTTATTCCCTTTCCCCTGTCACCTATACCCGCGCTAACCAGTGCAAGGTTGCCACTGGGTTGTGGTTGGACCCCTACACGGGCAACTTTTACAGCAAGGCTTCTGATCTTGATGTAGAGCATATAGTGCCTCTGAAGTGGGCCCATGATCATGGTGGGGCTAGCTGGAGTCGAGAGCTGAAAAGGCAATTCGCCGAAGATATCGATAACCTGTGGCTAGTGGACGATGGCCGCAACCAAAGCAAGGGGCACAGGGGGCCTAATGAGTGGATGCCGCCTTATGCACCGGTCGGAAAAATTTATGTGCAGCGATTTATTTCTATTGTCGATAAGTATGGCCTGAGCCTGAGTCCAAGCGAATCCCAGAGGCTGCGCACCATGGCCAGTGAGGGCTAG